One stretch of Gadus chalcogrammus isolate NIFS_2021 chromosome 14, NIFS_Gcha_1.0, whole genome shotgun sequence DNA includes these proteins:
- the minar1 gene encoding major intrinsically disordered Notch2-binding receptor 1, which yields MDPLPEYSIFLVRILDELDHKHATMSYQDLCKSLCARFDLAHLAKLRSLLFYTACLDPAFPATLFKDKMRCAVEDQQSKKLMVAADIVTMFNLIQMNGGLAKDKLPMAHRGKFHRNQSLELSRSDPDAYTFQDSEGRGGYERPDHPPADGHHSHHHHPKSERNSCQQFIPSSNPNFLLGVNKDLKCRAASMDKLQHLPQYGSVSSRPPSPPCDMQTTYFPMDIDSESTTDQDSLQHMGHPEPFSVHSCLQKRNIFKEDFHNFVAFSPQVLPSDGKQGGKASDGYHHRRELHKPATFFNHSFELPYSNPYFEPVLNSPIQERRRAKHESLDDLQASTYFGPTTVSECVSARRQLGKPGKVPAWPVKSLSLNAEEGGPPDFERSVLNCKPLKVNHPHNIGVICDAGEQRFQSPKQKATASPLAFPKKTNGGKPTKEAASMAASMACGPVIVDKRETGKRFREKIVHSSSFQDSSSSVGTQTDLAAQKQKAKEYASKYCERERHPFKPSDDEPQTLSDDISDIFRFLDEMSVCDSLGVIQSPCYNSNGSLSQVTLKSDGDSSPERSTVRLAKSKLDRLFQSMECADDELKSSVVKLVSRIGEIERKLESLSGVRGEISQVLSKLNRLDEKILEPEGNGGRHGETQGQGAAAAAATGSVSKSPDPAHTHSHAHADPGLSPHVFQCHTTGHNGKKGEAGGLVEWCCPEGGNSESMRVRALKKNMFTRRSSRSLNEENGGAGEPKAVASAANSPRDWRTVSYASQALDEVKDKDSRDRERDRDRENKERHRKAKERDRHYEHPQAHRQPKPPKDPYLVEQVFAPHPFSPGVKAHVKGSPLYADLQLVGPGDGKRGQPSWTLEEFKRNSGEKGKHLTALDLQTQESLNPNNLEYWMEDIYTPGYDSLLKRKEAEFRRAKACKIGALIAAATCTVILVIVVPICTMKS from the exons ATGGATCCACTCCCAGAGTACTCTATTTTCCTGGTCCGGATTCTGGACGAGCTGGACCATAAACACGCCACCATGTCCTACCAGGACCTGTGCAAGTCCCTGTGTGCCCGTTTCGACCTGGCCCACCTAGCCAAGCTCCGTAGCCTGCTGTTCTACACGGCCTGCCTGGACCCTGCCTTCCCAGCCACCCTCTTCAAGGACAAGATGCGCTGTGCCGTGGAGGACCAGCAGTCCAAGAAGCTGATGGTGGCGGCGGACATCGTGACCATGTTCAACCTGATCCAGATGAACGGGGGTTTAGCCAAAGACAAGCTGCCCATGGCGCACAGGGGCAAGTTCCACAGGAACCAGTCGTTGGAGTTGAGCAGGTCCGACCCAGATGCCTACACGTTCCAGGACAGTGAGGGGCGAGGGGGCTACGAGCGTCCGGATCACCCCCCGGCAGACGGCCACcactcacaccaccaccacc CTAAATCGGAGCGCAACAGTTGCCAGCAGTTTATTCCCAGCTCGAACCCTAACTTCCTCCTGGGAGTCAACAAGGACCTGAAATGTAGAGCGGCCTCAATGGACAAGCTCCAGCATCTGCCCCAGTACGGCAGCGTCAGCAGCAGGCCGCCGTCACCGCCCTGCGACATGCAGACCACCTACTTTCCCATGGACATAGACAGCGAGTCCACCACGGACCAGGACTCCCTGCAGCACATGGGACACCCCGAGCCCTTCTCCGTCCACTCCTGCCTCCAGAAGAGGAACATCTTCAAGGAGGACTTTCACAACTTTGTGGCCTTCTCCCCACag GTCCTCCCTTCTGACGGCAAGCAAGGCGGCAAGGCGTCCGACGGCTATCACCATCGGAGGGAGCTCCACAAGCCCGCCACCTTCTTCAACCACAGCTTCGAACTGCCTTACAGCAACCCGTACTTTGAGCCCGTACTCAACTCCCCCATCCAGGAGAGGCGGCGGGCCAAGCACGAGAGCCTGGACGACCTCCAGGCCTCGACCTACTTCGGccccaccacggtgtccgagtgCGTGAGCGCGCGCCGGCAGCTCGGCAAGCCCGGGAAGGTGCCGGCGTGGCCCGTGAAGAGCCTGAGCCTCAacgcagaggagggggggccgCCGGACTTTGAGAGGTCGGTCCTGAACTGCAAGCCCCTCAAGGTGAACCACCCGCACAACATCGGCGTGATCTGCGACGCGGGCGAGCAGCGCTTCCAGAGCCCCAAACAGAAAGCCACCGCCTCCCCGCTGGCCTTCCCCAAGAAGACCAACGGGGGGAAGCCGACGAAGGAGGCGGCGTCGATGGCGGCGTCGATGGCGTGCGGTCCCGTGATCGTGGACAAGAGGGAGACCGGGAAGAGGTTTCGGGAGAAGATCGTTCACAGTTCGTCTTTCCAGGACAGCTCCTCCAGCGTCGGCACCCAAACGGATCTGGCGGCCCAGAAGCAAAAAGCGAAAGAGTACGCGTCCAAGTACTGCGAGCGGGAACGCCACCCCTTCAAGCCCTCCGACGACGAGCCCCAGACGCTCAGCGACGACATCAGCGACATATTCCGGTTCCTGGACGAGATGAGCGTGTGCGACTCGCTGGGCGTCATCCAGTCCCCGTGCTACAACAGCAACGGCTCCCTCTCTCAGGTAACGCTCAAGTCGGACGGCGACAGCTCTCCGGAGCGCAGCACGGTGCGGCTGGCCAAGTCCAAGCTGGACCGCCTCTTCCAGTCCATGGAGTGCGCCGACGACGAGCTCAAGTCCAGCGTGGTCAAGCTGGTGTCGCGCATCGGGGAGATCGAGAGGAAGCTGGAGTCCCTGTCCGGGGTGCGGGGCGAGATCTCCCAGGTGCTCTCCAAGCTCAACCGGCTGGACGAGAAGATCCTGGAGCCGGAGGGCAACGGGGGGAGACACGGGGAGACGCAGGGCcagggcgccgccgccgccgccgcaacaGGCTCCGTTTCTAAGTCTCCGGACCCCGCCCACACCCACAGCCACGCCCACGCCGACCCGGGACTGTCCCCGCACGTCTTTCAGTGCCACACGACGGGCCACAACGGGAAGAAGGGGGAGGCCGGCGGACTGGTGGAGTGGTGCTGCCCCGAGGGCGGGAACAGCGAGAGCATGCGGGTGAGGGCCCTGAAGAAGAACATGTTCACCCGGCGCTCGTCGCGCTCGCTCAACGAGGAGAACGGCGGCGCCGGCGAGCCTAAGGCGGTTGCCAGCGCCGCCAACTCCCCCCGGGACTGGAGGACGGTGTCGTACGCCTCCCAGGCCCTGGACGAGGTCAAAGACAAGGAcagcagagacagggagagggacagggatcGGGAGAACAAGGAGCGCCACAGGAAAGCCAAAGAG CGGGACCGCCACTACGAGCACCCCCAGGCTCACCGCCAACCCAAGCCGCCCAAGGACCCCTACCTGGTGGAGCAGGTGTTCGCCCCGCACCCCTTCTCCCCCGGGGTCAAGGCCCACGTCAAGGGCAGCCCGCTGTACGCCGACCTGCAGCTGGTGGGGCCGGGCGACGGCAAGCGGGGCCAGCCCTCCTGGACCCTGGAGGAGTTCAAACGCAACTCGGGGGAGAAGGGCAAGCACCTCACCGCTCTGGACCTGCAG